The window AATTGGGGAGACCAACGTTGCCGATTTTGACGACAACGCCGGAGAACTGCTCAAGGGCGCCAACAACTCCACGGTCGATGTTACATTTCTAAGACAGGGAAAAACCCAAACCGCCACAATCACCCGCGAAGGGGTTGAGGTCGATGCCGTGCCGTTTTACGACATGATCGACGAAAAAACTGGGTACATTGTGCTTTCCCGTTTTAATCGCAAGGCGTCCAAACAAACCCAATCCGCGATGCAAGACCTCAAGGGCAAAGGAGCGGAACGTTTGATTTTGGACCTTAGGGGCAATCCCGGAGGCCTGCTTTCGGAAGCTATTAATGTGACCAATCTTTTTGTGCCCAAAGGCGAATTGATCGTGACCACAAAATCCAAAGTCAAAAAATTTAATCAGGAATACCGAACCAAAAACCAGCCAGAAGATGAGGAAATTCCGTTGGTAGTATTGGTGGATGGCAAAAGTGCCTCGGCCAGTGAAATTGTTTCCGGTGGATTACAGGACTTGGACCGCGCTGTAATCGTGGGTGCACAAAGTTTTGGAAAGGGACTGGTGCAACGCCCGTTAAAATTGACCTACGGAACACAATTGAAAGTGACCATCTCCAGGTATTACACGCCATCCGGAAGGTGCATACAATCCTTGGATTATTGGAATCGAGATAAAGAAGGCAATGCGGTTCGAAATACCGAGTTTAATGAGTTTACCACCAGAAATGGCCGAAAGGTCTGGGATGGTGGAGGCATCATGCCCGATGTGACCATCGAATCCCTTAGAACCAACTCCTTAATAGACGCTTTGGAGCAAAACCAGCTGGTTTTTGATTTTGCTACGGATTATTTCTATGCCCACGATTTCAATTCGGTGGACAATTTCCGTTTCTCCGATAGCGATTATTCTGAATTCAAAAGCTTTGTGAAATCGGAAAACTTCACCTTTCAGACGGAAACAGAAAAGATTTTGGAAGAATCTATCAATACGGACGATACGTTATTGGGCTCCGAAGTCCAGGAAAAGTACAAAGATCTACTCTTAGCGGTTAACCGTGGTAAAATTTCGGCCTTGGACAGCTATCAAAAGGAAATCACCAAAAAGCTGGAGGACGAGATCATCACCCGATATTTTTATCGCGAAGGCCTGTACAAATATTATCTGAACCACGACGATGCCATCTTGACGGCCAAAGAGCTCTTGGCCGACTCCCAAAAATATGCCAGTATTTTGAGGTAGTTTTTGTGAGGTTTTTGATAGCCTGAATTCTTCATCCGTCAATTCAAAACCACCATCCGTCAATTCAAAACCATCAACCGTCAATTGGTGGGCTAAACTTTTCCTTGGGCGTCATATCTTAACTGAAAATTTTGCATATGACCTACACTGTGCTCACCTTGTCCTTGATCGGCCTTGTTCTTTTTTATTGGTTGTACAATTTGATGAGCAATTGTTTCTCAAGGGCCTTCTGCATTGTACGTAATCGGAGAAGCGGATCCGTTACCAAAGAAGCCTCCATCATAACCGTAACTACCATTAAAGGCGGAAAAAAACCATTACTGGAGCTGTTGTTGCTGTTCGAGAATTTTTCCGGTCATCATATACACCGAAAAATTCGGGTATGGGACACCAAACCCCATTTGCGACGGTTTGAAACAGATAAAACCATCGAAATTGGCCTCAATATTGCCCGAAAACCCAAAAATCCCATCTTCCTTTCCCAAAAACCCTGTCGGTTTTCATTTGTATTTGTCATCATCTGCAGCCTAAAAATCATTGTTTATGTGATTGGGAGCTATATCTTGATGGGCGAGGCTATGGAACGGATTTTCGCTGCACCGAATACCTACGAGCAACTCTTTAAAACGTCGTATACTTGGCAAATTGGACTGACGCTCATTGTCGTGAGCATCTTCCTCTATCTGTTATTGCAAAAGATTGGGGTTTTGGTGGATAAAAAATCCTTGGAATACAACTGGAATCTCTTGTTCTATGGCGTTGGGGCGACGGCAACAGTATCAGCCCGGAAAAATACGGGAACCTTGGTCAAGGCAGAACCTGTTTTTGATTTTTCCTATTTATTTAGGTCCCAAAATGGGGAGAAAATCAAAGGAAATGATAAAAAAATAGCGGAAAATGCCCAGTCTGCTGAAGAAATGGACCATGTAGAGGTAATGTACCTCCCCGGAAATCCCGATGCTTCCAGAATCACCGAAAATTTGGAAAATCAAGATTTTTCGCGATTCTTGAATACCATCTTTATGATTGTGGTCTTTATTTTTTCCGTCGTATTCCTGCTATCTTTTTACCAAACCGTCTTTGATTCATCCATTAATGGTTAAAAAAGAGGGAATAAATTCTATTTTTGGGCATGCAACAACTTAAAGTGTGTGAACTTTTTGCAGGGGTTGGCGGTTTTCGCCTTGGTCTGGAACGCACCAAACGTTTCAAAGTGGTCTGGAGCAACCAATGGGAGCCTTCCACCAAAATGCAGCACGCTTCCTTGGTCTACGAAGCTCGGTTTGGCAAGGAAAACCATTGCAATGCGAATATCGAGACCGTGAAAACCGAAGAAATCCCAGACCATGATATGTTGGTCGGAGGCTTTCCTTGTCAGGATTACTCGGTGGCCACTTCCCTGAAAAACTCCAAGGGGCTTATTGGTAAAAAGGGGGTTCTTTGGTGGTCCATTCACCGTATACTTTCCGAAAAGAAAAACAAGCCAAATTATCTGTTTTTGGAAAATGTGGACCGCCTTTTAAAATCGCCTTCCACACAACGTGGGCGGGATTTTGCAGTGATGTTGCGTAGCCTGTCGGATTTGGGCTATGCCGTGGAATGGCGCGTAATCAATGCGGCCGAGTATGGAATGCCTCAGCGCCGAAGGCGCGTTTTTTTTCTGGCATATTTTAAGGGGTCCAAAATCCATCAAAAAATGAAAAATTCGCATCCTGAAGATTGGATGCTTCGCGATGGTATTTTCTCCGAGGCCTTTCCCGTTGCTCCAACCCATCAAAAAGCTGTTGTGTTCGATTTGGAAGAAGATTTGGTGGATGTATCCTCCAATTTCAATAGTGAAAAGGGACTATCTCCTTTCCTGAATACCGGAATCTGTGTAGATGGCAAGGTAACTACCTTAACCACCTCCGCTTCTTACGATGGAAATAGAACGACGTTATCGGATATTTTGGAGCAGGGTAACATTCCTTCCGAATATTATATTGATGAGGCCGATTTGCCCAAATGGGATTATTTAAAAGGCTCCAAAAAAGAAATACGCAAGACCAAAGCTGGTTTTGAATACCATTATAGCGAGGGAAGCATGGTCTTCCCTGATGCTCTTGATCAACCTTCCAGAACTATTATAACCGGTGAGGGCGGGAAATCCCCTTCGCGGTTTAAGCACGTGGTCCAAACCTCCAAGGGACTGCGAAGACTCTTACCTGTTGAATTGGAAAGGTTGAACATGTTTCCGGACCATCATACCCAATTGGAGGGCATTTCGGATGCCAAACGCGCCTTTTTTATGGGCAACGCCTTGGTGGTGGGCATTGTGGAAAAGATTGGTGCTTCCCTGTTCCGGAAAATTAACCACCTTGAAAAGCAACTTCAAAGCTGACCTATCCAAAGAACTACGATTAAGCTCCTTACTGGACACCTATTACCAAAAACACCTCAAAAGATATGATTTTGAGCGTGTTTCGGAACTCAAAAAACAGTTACAGGGAATCGATTTGATTTTAAAGGACAAACAGTCGGGGCATTTCTTCTTTGTGGACGAAAAAGCCCAATTGGACTATATCAACGAAAGTTTGCCCACTTTTGCCTTTGAGCTCTTTTACTCAAAAAACGGGGTGCAAAAGCAGGGCTGGCTCTTCGATGTTTCCAAAAAGACCCATTTTTATGCATTGGTCACCAGCATTTATTCGGATGAAGCTGATGTATTCACCAGTTGTAACATCACTTTTGTAAATCGGGAAAAACTGATTTTGCGTTTACATGAACTGGGTCTAAACCAATCTTTCTTAGAGGAATTAGCCCTTGATCACAAAGAGGTGAATGGAAAGTTGGTGCTGGAGGGTCTTGATCCCAAGAAAGAGGGCTATCTATATTTTTCCAGTACAAACAAAGTGGAAAAGCCAGTGAATCTTATTCTAAGACTTGAATTTTTGAATCGAATTGGAGTGGCGAAGAGGTTAATTTGAATTCACTTCTTCAACATTCTTCGATGCGGAATGCCATCTTCCAAATATTCTTCGCCAAAGGCAGAAAAACCAAGATCTGTATAAAACTTTAATAAATAGGATTGTGCAGAAATTTCTATGGGTTTGTTGGGAAACCGTTGATCAATAGCTGCCATCGTTGCCAACATAATCTGTTTGCCCAAGCCGTATTTTCGTTGATCTTGACATACCACCACCCTGCCGATACTGACATTCTTAAAATAATCGCCCGGTTTAAAAACCCGGGTATAAGCAACTACTTCATCTTCTTTCAAGCCTATGACATGGAGTGCTTTTTGGTCCTTATTGTCCACATCTTGGTACACACAGTCCTGCTCCACTACAAAGACCTCACTGCGGAGGCGTAGAATTTGATAGAGCTCATGAATGCTGAGTTCATCGAATGTTTTTATGGATACTTGCATCAATCTTGGACTATTACGCTTTTGGAATCACATTTATCAAACTCTGGCTGTATGTTCACATGGTTGATACCGTGCTTATGATACACATGTTCTTCTATTTTTTCGAGAATGGCATCAAATTCCGACAGTCGTATGTCTTCCTTAAAATCGATATGGGCTTCCATGTGCACTTCTTCCTCATTGAGCTGCCAAATATGAACATGGTGGACATTTTTCACAGGTTCAATGGTACAAATGGATTCCACGATATCTTGGATCACTACTGATTTCGGTGTAAATAACATCAATACTTTGGTGGATTCCTTCAACAAATCATAACCCATATAAATCAAATAGACCCCAATAATCATGGTGAGGATGGCATCTACCCAATATACCTGGAAATATTTCATCAGAATACCACCTATCAACACAGCCACGGAGGCCATCATATCGGTAAGCAAATGCAAATAGGCGGATTTCATGTTCATATTGTGGTTTGAATCCTTTTTAAGGAGCAATACACTGAATCCGTTTCCAACTATGGCTATCAATGCCAACCAAATAACCAAGTTGGATTCAATTTCTTGTGGTTGCATCAACCGTTCCACAGCCTCTTTCATTAAAATAATGGCAACGACCACCAAAGTCGCCGCATTAATGAAAGCAGCCAAAATTTCTGCTCGCTTGTACCCGAAAGTTTTAAGGCTGGATGCTTGACGCTGCCCCAATCTACGGGCACCATAACTAATCACCAAGCTAAGTACATCGCTAAAATTATGCAGTGCATCGGACAGCAGTGCCAAACTTCCCGACAGCAATCCACCCACAATTTGAGCCAGGGTGATACCTATGTTCAAAAAGATGGAAATAAGCAGATTCCTTCCCTTTAAATCGGGATGTGCGTGGGAATGTGAATGTCCATGATGGTGATGGTGACCCATAGGGGTTTATCTACAAGGTATTTTTTCTATTCTACGCTCATGTCTGCCTCCTTGGAACTCGGTATTCAAAAAGGTCTGTACCATATCAAGGGCTTGTGGTAAAGCAATAAACCGAGCTGGCAGGCTTAAAATATTGGCGTCGTTATGTTCCCTGGCCAACTCTGTAATTTCTTTGTTCCAACAAAGCGCTCCGCGAACGCCTTGGTGTTTATTAATGGTCATGGTAGCGCCATTACCACTACCACAAATAACAATGCCAAAATCGACATTGCCTTCTTCCACATCTTGTGCAACGGGGTGCACAAAATCAGGATAATCCACACTATCGGTACCGTCGGTGCCGTAGTTAACAACTTCAATTCCCTTAGATTTGAGAAGACCTATAATCGCTAGTTTATAATCCGTACCAGCATGGTCATTTCCAATGGCTATTTTCATGGTGTTCATTTAAAAATGGGTATGTCACAAAGGTACGATTTCTTTTCCTGTTGGGCTGTTTATAAAATCATCCAGATTTCTGCATTTCACTAGAAAACAACTGCTTACCGAAAACAAGGTTTTGTTAATTAATTACAGAAAACTAATGGTAATGAAATTTTGTAATGACGAAAAAATAAACCATTAGGAAATAAGATTTAATGTTGGGGTAATATTCCATTAAAAATTAATCAACCTAAATCAACGCTTTTTGGAAGGTAATTAACATTAAAAATACATTAACTTTTCAATAAATTGATGTTGATAACGGTTATTAAAATCGGTGTACAAAAAATCTAATCCCTTGATTTTTAAATTTATTCTGTTCTGACAAATTGTGAACAAAATTTTTAATCGGTTCAAAGCAACTTTTTGGTAAAAATTTTATTCCACATTTCAACGATCCATCATCATCACCATTTTTATAAATTTTAAAAAAGAAGAAAAGAGATAGTATTGATTATTGTTGATAAAGTTCACTTTGTTTTGGATTACTCTTCCTTTCTTTGTTGCTCAAGAATTATAATTCGTATTTTTCAAAAAAATAAGGACGTTAATGTCAAAGAAAAAGAAGAGGGCAAGCAGTCAGCGAAAGAACGAGATAACCAAGGGCATTTTCACCGTATTGGAAAAAGAACCTTCCAAGACCTTCAATTACAAGCAGATAGCTTCTAAATTAGGGATTACAGATACGCAGGATAGAAACCTTTTGATCAAACGATTGGGACAGTTAAAGGCCAGTGACCGTATTGTGGAACCGGAAAGAGGCAAGTATCAAAAGAAACCATCGCTCCATACATACTTTACCGGAAGGGTAGATCTTACCAGTAGTGGCAATGCCTATATTGTGGTCGATGAGCTGGAGGACGATATTTTTGTGTCCAATAATAACCTCAACAAAGCATTCCATGGCGATACGGTAGAGGTATTCATAAAACCGAGGCGCAAGAGCAAGAAAATGGAGGGTGAAATCTCCAGGGTACTGGAAAGAAAGAAAACCTCTTACGTGGGTATTGTGGACAAGCAAAAACGTTTTGCTTTTGTTCGCCCCACCGATTCCAGAATGTATACCGATATTTTTATCCCGCCGGAAAAGCTGAAAAAGGCCAACGATGGAGACAAGGTTTTGGTCAATTTGGGCGATTGGCCCGATGACGCCGATTCCCCGTATGGTGAAATTGTGGAGGTGTTGGGGAGACCCGGCGAACATAATACGGAAATCCATTCCATTTTGGCGGAATATGGACTTCCCCATGAATTTCCTTATGAGGTGGAACAGTACGCCAAAACATTGGATACCAGTATAAAGGAATCGGAAATCGCTAAGCGAAGGGATATGCGCGATGTATTGACCTTTACCATTGATCCCAAGGATGCCAAGGATTTTGATGATGCACTTTCTTTTCAAAAATTGGAAAACGGCAATTATGAAATAGGCATCCATATCGCGGATGTTTCCCATTATGTGCAGCCCGATACCATTTTGGAAGAAGAGGCTTACGATAGGGCTACATCGGTATATTTGGTGGACCGTGTGGTTCCCATGCTCCCGGAAGTGTTGTCCAACCAAGCCTGTTCGTTGCGTCCCAACGAGGAAAAATATACCTTTTCGGCCGTTTTTGAGATGAATGATAAGGCCCAGTTGGTCAAACAATGGTTTGGTAGAACCTCTATCAATTCCAACGAGCGTTTTGCCTATGAGGAAGCGCAGCACATTATTGAGACAAAACAGCATCAAATTCCAAAAGAAATTTCCATTCGAGGAAAGGCATATTCTGTTTCGGATGACATCGTTGAAGCCGTTCTCACTTTTGATCGGTTGGCAAAGATCATGCGAAAGGCACGTATGGATGCTGGAGCCATTTCTTTTGATAAGATTGAGGTGAAATTCAACCTTTCGGAGGACAATGAACCCGTAGGTGTGTTTTTCAAAGAGTCCAAGGATGCCAATAAATTGATCGAGGAGTTTATGCTCTTGGCCAACAGAAAAGTGGCAGAGTTTATCGGGAAGCAGAAGAAAACCTTTGTGTACCGAGTGCATGATAAACCCGATGATGATAAATTAATGGCCCTGAACGGCGTTATTTCCAGATTTGGACATAGTATCAACCTAAAGGACCGAAAGACCATCAATCAGTCCCTAAATAAGTTGTTGGAGGACGTTAAGGGCAAAAAAGAACAGAATTTGGTGGATACCTTGGCCATACGAAGTATGAGCAAGGCTATTTATACCACTGAAAATATTGGCCATTATGGTCTTGGGTTTGACTACTACACCCATTTTACGTCTCCCATTCGACGATATCCGGATGTGATGGTGCACCGATTGCTACAGCATTATCTAGATAAGGAAAAGACACCAAAAGCTACGTTTTACGAGGAAAAATGCAAGCATTCTTCCGATATGGAGCTATTGGCCGCGAATGCGGAAAGGGATTCCATCAAGTACATGCAGATCAAGTTTATGGAAGACCATAAGGACCAAGAGTTCTTAGGGGTGATTTCCGGGGTCACCGAGTGGGGCATCTATGTGGAAATTGTGGAGAACAAATGTGAGGGCATGGTACGGATTAGGGATATCAAAGATGATTATTATGTTTTTGACGAACGCCAATATGCCATTATTGGGGAACGGACCAAACGAATGTACCAATTGGGAGATGAAGTGTACGTGATGGTGAAGAGTACCGATTTGATCAAAAGACATTTGGACTTTTCCTTGATCGGTAAAAAGAAATAATACTATTTTGGAACAAAGTTTGTTATCCTATTGAGAACCAAATTTTTATAACATGAGAATATGTACGATTGTTATGTTGTTCCTTTCACTGCAATACAGTGAAGCCCAGGATGCTACCATTACCCAAAACCTACAAAAGTTTACCGAAGTCAAGGGATTTGATGGAATTTCCATTAATTTAATCAAGTCCAACGAAAATAAAGCCGTGATTACGGGAGCCAACACCAGTAATGTGGCCATAGTCAACAATGAAGGTGTGTTGAAAATTCGAATGGAAATCGTTAAAATTTTCAGTGGATATAGAACCTATGTTGATCTGTACCATTCGGAAGAATTGGTGGTGATCGATGTGAATGAAGATGCCAGGATATCATCCGATCACACCTATGTGCAAGATGTTTTGGAACTGAAGGCACAGGAGGGTGGTGAATTGGAAATCAACTGTGAGGTGGACCAATTATTGATCAAGTCCATATCTGGAGGTAAAATATTCGCTGCAGGATTTTCCAACACCCAAGATGTGATCATCAATACGGGAGGTACATACAACGGTCGAACCTTTAAAACCAAATTTACCACGATAAGTGTGAACGCAGGGGGACATGCCGAAATCCATGCAACCGATTATGTAAAGGCCAATGTAAAAGCTGGTGGCGAAGTGCTGGTGTATGGAGATCCAAAGACCATGGATGAACGAACCCTCTTTGGCGGAAAAATAAAAAGAGTAGATTAAAAAATGATTGACGACATCCAAGCTGCAATCCCTTTAGGGCTTCTGTTGAGCTTTATGATCGGTCCTGTTTTCTTTGTTTTATTGGAAACCAGTGCCACAAAGGGCTTTAGGGCAGGGGTAAGTTTGGATCTAGGGGTAATCTTGGCGGACATCGTTTTTTTATTGATAGCCTATTTCAGTAGTTTTCAATTGTTGGAGAATTTGAGCAACGAACCTGGGCTGTTTGTGTTCGGTGGGATGATTTTGTTGGTCTACGGAATTTTTCTGTTTGTGAAGAAGGCAAAAAAAAAGACGAATGTCAAAGCCACCAAAGGAACCTATTTGGGACTCTTCGTAAAAGGTTTTCTGTTGAATTTTATCAATATTGGGGTATTGGCCTTTTGGTTGGGCCTGATTATAGTGGTGGGGCCCAGTTTGGAAAACAACCCCAACAGAATGGTGGTCTTTTTTGGAACGGTATTAATGGTCTATTTCGGAATTGATGTACTTAAAATAGTGTTGGCCAAACAGTTGAAACGCTATTTGACCCAAGAACGGATCGTACTGATAAAAAAGGGATTGGGCATAGTGCTCATCATTTGCGGAATCGTATTGATTACCAAAGGATTTTTGCCCAAAGACAGGTTTGATATACAGGAAGAAATCGAAAAAATAGAGAATCTATAAACAAAAAAACCCAGCACATTGTACTGGGTTTTGAGGCATCGAGCGGATTCGAACCGCTGTACAAGCTTTTGCAGAGCTCTGCCTAGCCACTCGGCCACGATGCCAATTGGATCGCAAAGCTAAAAATATTTTGCGAATTTTTGTCCAGTATTCCTTTAAATAAACTTATCGGCTGGAACTTAGTTTTACGGATACACTTTCCACATCGCCACCAATGGGTGGATTGATCTTGGCTACTTCTACCTCGACCTCCGTTACTTCCTTGATTTCTTTAAATATGCGATCAATGATGCGTTTGGCCACATGTTCCAAAAGGTTGGAACGCACCGTCATCTCTTCTTTTATAATGTTGTTCAAGTGTACATAATCCACGGTTTCACTGAGCTGGTCGGAATTGGCTGGTTGGGATAGATCAGCGGAAATCTCCAAATCTACCCTGTAATCGCTCCCAATGAGCATTTCTTCCTTCAAGCATCCGTGGTTGGAATGTATTCGAACGTTTTTTAACCTAATTTTTCCCAAAGCCTTTAATTAAGAAAGGGCAAAAGTACGGGAAATGAGTAGAATTTAGTACATACATCTACAGTTACTTATTCCTTGGAACAGATCCATACCAACGGTCAATACATGCGTTCCCGTGCTGTAGCCCAAAATTTCGTTGGTGATGACCTGATAGGAATAGCCAAAATAGAAGTTACTCTTTTTAAATCCTGCAATGGGTGCAATGTAGAGTGGCTTACCTAACTGATCGTTCAAAAAACGATAGGTTACCCCTAAATAATAATAGTCCTCAAAATCACGGAACCGGAATTTGGTGTTCAGATCGGTTACGGAACGCCCATCACTTTCAAACCATTGAAAGAATACGGAAGGCTCTATTTCCAATTTGCTGTTCTTGCTTTTGGAAAAGCTATAACCCGAGTACACATAATAGTTTCTCAGCTTATTGGGCTCAATGGTAATGACATCCGTATTAAAATTGGTCAGGTCTTTATTTAAAACGTTGCCTGCATTTAGACTGAAAAAGAATTTATCGTAACGATAGAGTACACCCAAATCAAAATTATGGTTGGTAGTGGCTTTATCATCAGCGGGAAGCTGTCCATTACGCTCCTCAAACTGCTCAACGTCGATTCGAAATTGGTTGAAGTTATAAGAGATTCCAAAGGAAAGGAAGATATCGTCATACCTATCCAAGGTTAAATGGTGGGCAAAGGACACTCTGGCTCCCCGTTGCCGGGTGAAACCATTACTATCATTGTACAATAACATGCCTACTCCCGACCTGTTTCCGATCCGTGCATCTGCGGCCAAGGTTTGGGTATCCGGTGCATCTTCGATACCCACCCATTGGGTAAGGCCATTGAGCCTTACCTTGATATGGTCACCTATTCCCGCATAGGTTGGGGACATCAAAAAGGGATTGTCCGCAATATACTGGGATAGTTGGGGTACAGTCAACTCTTGTGCTTTGGCAAAGCATGCCAACAGAACAAATAAGATGGTTGCGTATACTTTTTTGAACATGGGGTTAAAGTAGGTTAAGCGTTATTATCGGTATAGGGTAAAATGCCCTACAAATTCTCTGTTATCCTGTTCACCTTGTAATTGAACAACGTACCAGTAGTCACCAGTTGGCAATGGTTTGCCATCATAATTTCCATCCCAGCCCTTAACATTTCGGGCCATTACTTCCACTACTCTACCATAACGATCGTAAATCTTGATTAGTACGTCGGGGAAGCCCTCAATGTTGTCTGGCAGCCATAAATCGTTGCGACCGTCACCATCTGGGGTGAAGAAATTCGGGAATTCTACATCTATGAACTCCATAAAGATTTCTGCCGTGGCCTCACAACCATTTTCATCTACAACGGTTACCGTGTAGGTATCTGTCCTATTGATAAAATAGGTGTTGTCACTTCCATTGTCCACTCCATTGAAATAGAATGTATAATCTTCCACACCACCTTCGGCCACGGCCGTAATCTGGTTGATGGTGTTGTTTTCCAACGTCAATGTCAAAGGTTCAAAGGAATCGATGGTAAAGTCGTAGGTTGTCATACATCCATTCGAATGTGCAATGGTAATGTAATGGTCTCCAGGTGCCATGTTGGTAAAGTTGGCTTCCAACTGCATATCTGCAGGATCGGTGGAATCCAAGGCGTACATCAAATCGTTGGCAATGGATTCATCTTCCATTACAATGTCCAAATAATTATCTGGGACATTACCGGTACATTCATACATTGGCGTAACTGTAGCGGCAAGGTTAACTCCGGGGTTTATTTCCACAATTACGTTTGTTTCACAACCTTGGGCATCCCTTACAAACACCACATGTGTTCCGGCTGGTACGTTTTGGAACAAGAACTGATCTTGTACAAAGTTGGAATCCGCAGTGGAATTTAAACTTGTTTCATAGGGTGCTGTACCTCCAGAAACCTGTAGTTCGAAGGAGCCATCACCACTTTCAAAACAGACCTCATCCATAATGTTGATAGCTTCGGCCACTACAGGATCGGGTTGTGTAATTTCAAACTGGAACGTGATGAAACATCCGTTCACATCCTGTGCGATAACATCATAGATGCCGGGTTCTAGATCAGTAAAGGTGTTCATCGTATCAAACTGATCTAGATTAGGTGAAATAGCGTATAGGATTTCACCTGTTCCCCCCGACACTTCAACAGTAATGGTACCGTCGTTC is drawn from Flagellimonas sp. MMG031 and contains these coding sequences:
- a CDS encoding S41 family peptidase, coding for MKRLIKKQLMIPMLAVVVLVGASGFKSDFFEIAKQIEIFTTLFKELNMNYVDETNPAALMDSAIKNMLEELDPYTQFLNEQDVESYRINNAGEYSGIGALVRTSDRKLVVVETYQGYAADKAGLKAGDEIIKIGETNVADFDDNAGELLKGANNSTVDVTFLRQGKTQTATITREGVEVDAVPFYDMIDEKTGYIVLSRFNRKASKQTQSAMQDLKGKGAERLILDLRGNPGGLLSEAINVTNLFVPKGELIVTTKSKVKKFNQEYRTKNQPEDEEIPLVVLVDGKSASASEIVSGGLQDLDRAVIVGAQSFGKGLVQRPLKLTYGTQLKVTISRYYTPSGRCIQSLDYWNRDKEGNAVRNTEFNEFTTRNGRKVWDGGGIMPDVTIESLRTNSLIDALEQNQLVFDFATDYFYAHDFNSVDNFRFSDSDYSEFKSFVKSENFTFQTETEKILEESINTDDTLLGSEVQEKYKDLLLAVNRGKISALDSYQKEITKKLEDEIITRYFYREGLYKYYLNHDDAILTAKELLADSQKYASILR
- the dcm gene encoding DNA (cytosine-5-)-methyltransferase, yielding MQQLKVCELFAGVGGFRLGLERTKRFKVVWSNQWEPSTKMQHASLVYEARFGKENHCNANIETVKTEEIPDHDMLVGGFPCQDYSVATSLKNSKGLIGKKGVLWWSIHRILSEKKNKPNYLFLENVDRLLKSPSTQRGRDFAVMLRSLSDLGYAVEWRVINAAEYGMPQRRRRVFFLAYFKGSKIHQKMKNSHPEDWMLRDGIFSEAFPVAPTHQKAVVFDLEEDLVDVSSNFNSEKGLSPFLNTGICVDGKVTTLTTSASYDGNRTTLSDILEQGNIPSEYYIDEADLPKWDYLKGSKKEIRKTKAGFEYHYSEGSMVFPDALDQPSRTIITGEGGKSPSRFKHVVQTSKGLRRLLPVELERLNMFPDHHTQLEGISDAKRAFFMGNALVVGIVEKIGASLFRKINHLEKQLQS
- a CDS encoding GNAT family N-acetyltransferase, giving the protein MQVSIKTFDELSIHELYQILRLRSEVFVVEQDCVYQDVDNKDQKALHVIGLKEDEVVAYTRVFKPGDYFKNVSIGRVVVCQDQRKYGLGKQIMLATMAAIDQRFPNKPIEISAQSYLLKFYTDLGFSAFGEEYLEDGIPHRRMLKK
- a CDS encoding cation diffusion facilitator family transporter; translated protein: MGHHHHHGHSHSHAHPDLKGRNLLISIFLNIGITLAQIVGGLLSGSLALLSDALHNFSDVLSLVISYGARRLGQRQASSLKTFGYKRAEILAAFINAATLVVVAIILMKEAVERLMQPQEIESNLVIWLALIAIVGNGFSVLLLKKDSNHNMNMKSAYLHLLTDMMASVAVLIGGILMKYFQVYWVDAILTMIIGVYLIYMGYDLLKESTKVLMLFTPKSVVIQDIVESICTIEPVKNVHHVHIWQLNEEEVHMEAHIDFKEDIRLSEFDAILEKIEEHVYHKHGINHVNIQPEFDKCDSKSVIVQD
- the rpiB gene encoding ribose 5-phosphate isomerase B; protein product: MKIAIGNDHAGTDYKLAIIGLLKSKGIEVVNYGTDGTDSVDYPDFVHPVAQDVEEGNVDFGIVICGSGNGATMTINKHQGVRGALCWNKEITELAREHNDANILSLPARFIALPQALDMVQTFLNTEFQGGRHERRIEKIPCR
- the rnr gene encoding ribonuclease R, with the protein product MSKKKKRASSQRKNEITKGIFTVLEKEPSKTFNYKQIASKLGITDTQDRNLLIKRLGQLKASDRIVEPERGKYQKKPSLHTYFTGRVDLTSSGNAYIVVDELEDDIFVSNNNLNKAFHGDTVEVFIKPRRKSKKMEGEISRVLERKKTSYVGIVDKQKRFAFVRPTDSRMYTDIFIPPEKLKKANDGDKVLVNLGDWPDDADSPYGEIVEVLGRPGEHNTEIHSILAEYGLPHEFPYEVEQYAKTLDTSIKESEIAKRRDMRDVLTFTIDPKDAKDFDDALSFQKLENGNYEIGIHIADVSHYVQPDTILEEEAYDRATSVYLVDRVVPMLPEVLSNQACSLRPNEEKYTFSAVFEMNDKAQLVKQWFGRTSINSNERFAYEEAQHIIETKQHQIPKEISIRGKAYSVSDDIVEAVLTFDRLAKIMRKARMDAGAISFDKIEVKFNLSEDNEPVGVFFKESKDANKLIEEFMLLANRKVAEFIGKQKKTFVYRVHDKPDDDKLMALNGVISRFGHSINLKDRKTINQSLNKLLEDVKGKKEQNLVDTLAIRSMSKAIYTTENIGHYGLGFDYYTHFTSPIRRYPDVMVHRLLQHYLDKEKTPKATFYEEKCKHSSDMELLAANAERDSIKYMQIKFMEDHKDQEFLGVISGVTEWGIYVEIVENKCEGMVRIRDIKDDYYVFDERQYAIIGERTKRMYQLGDEVYVMVKSTDLIKRHLDFSLIGKKK
- a CDS encoding head GIN domain-containing protein; protein product: MRICTIVMLFLSLQYSEAQDATITQNLQKFTEVKGFDGISINLIKSNENKAVITGANTSNVAIVNNEGVLKIRMEIVKIFSGYRTYVDLYHSEELVVIDVNEDARISSDHTYVQDVLELKAQEGGELEINCEVDQLLIKSISGGKIFAAGFSNTQDVIINTGGTYNGRTFKTKFTTISVNAGGHAEIHATDYVKANVKAGGEVLVYGDPKTMDERTLFGGKIKRVD
- a CDS encoding LysE family transporter, which codes for MIDDIQAAIPLGLLLSFMIGPVFFVLLETSATKGFRAGVSLDLGVILADIVFLLIAYFSSFQLLENLSNEPGLFVFGGMILLVYGIFLFVKKAKKKTNVKATKGTYLGLFVKGFLLNFINIGVLAFWLGLIIVVGPSLENNPNRMVVFFGTVLMVYFGIDVLKIVLAKQLKRYLTQERIVLIKKGLGIVLIICGIVLITKGFLPKDRFDIQEEIEKIENL